In Actinomyces marmotae, the DNA window AGCCCCCACTTCTCCAGGCGGGCGGCGATGACCTCCATGGCGGCGCTGTGGACGTCCTTGAAGCGGCAGCCGGGCTGGTTCGCGCGGGCGAAGGCGGCATCGGCGGCGTCGAGCACCGCCTGGTAGACGCGGCGCTGCGGGGCGGTGAAGACGCCGTCGACCGGGATCGTGCGGGTGACATCCGCGGTGTAGAGGGAGTCGATCTCCACGCCGGCGTCCACGAGCACGAGCTCGCCGGGGCGCACGGGGCCGTCGTTGTTGATCCAGTGCAGGGTGTTGGCGTGGTCCCCGGCCGCGGCGATCGTGTCGTAGCCCAGGCCGTTGCCCTCCTCACGGGCGATGGCGGCGAAGGCCCCCTCCAGCACGCGCTCGCCGCGCCAGTGACCCACCGCGCGCGGGATGGAGCGGATGAGGTCGTCGAATCCGGCCTTCGTGGCGTCGACGGCAGCCTGCATCTGGGCGATCTCCCAGGCATCCTTGCGTAGGCGCAACTCGCTGGCCGCCTCCAGGAGGCGGTCGTCGACCTCGGTGGCGGCCTGGCCACAGGCCAGCCCCGCGGCCTGACGGACCTGTTCCACGAGCGCGGTGATGGCCTCATCGGCCTGGGCGATGACGCGCAGGCGCACGCCGTCGGCCCCGGCGTCCTTGGCCAGGGCGTCGCCGAGGCTGTCGATATGGGCACAGCGGATGCCGGTGACGGCCTCGACCTCCTCGATAGAGGGACGCGCCCCCACCCACAACTCGCCATAGCGGGGGTTGGCGTAGAACTCCTGGGAGGCCCGTGAGGCGCGGGGTCGGAAGTACAGGACGCCCTCATGCGTGGGCTCTCCCTCGGGCGCGGGGGCGCCAGGCGGAGTGAGGGGCTCCAGGACGAGCACGGCATCGGGCTCGAAATCGGTGCCGGTGCCCGCCAGATGGGAGAAGGCGGAGTGCGGGCGGAAGCGGTAGTCGCAGTCGTTGTTGCGGACCTTGAGGGGGCCGGCGGGGACGACGAGGCGCTCACCGGGGAACTGGGCGCCCAGGGCGGCTCGGCGCGCGACGGCCCAGTCGGCGGCCTCGGAGCGCGGCGGGAGCCCGGATGGGCGAGGCCCCCAGCCGGAGCCGATGAAATCCCGGAACGCCTGGTTGGTGGGCTGGCGGGAGCGGTTGTCGCCCCGCTGCGCGAGGGACTGCGGGGCGGCTCCCGGGGCGTTCGAGGCGGGGGCGCCCGCAGTGGTCTCGGGGACGGCGGTCTCGGGGATGGCGGTCTCGGGGACGGTGGGCGCCTGGGGGCGGCTGGCTGAGGAGGACTGGCTCATGGGCGCATCCTCCCACCGCGGCCGTGCGCCCGCCCAACCCAGGACGGTTGCCCGACCCAGAGTGGCTGCCCAACTCAGAGTGGTTGCCCGACCCAGAGTGGCCAGACCTCCCGGGCCGCACTCACTGGTGCGGTGCACACTCACTGGTGCCGTTTGCACCCACAGGTGCGGGCAGGACGCTCCGGTCGGTGTGGTTGGCACTGGTCGGTGTGGATGGCTCCGGTCGGTGTGGATGGCTCCGGTCGGTGTGGATGGCTCCGCTCGGTGTGGGTGGCGCTGGTCGCACTCACTGGTGCGGTGCACGCTCACAGGTGCGGTTCGCACTCACAGGTGCTGTTTGCACCCACTGGTGCGGGTAGGACGCTCCGGTCGGTGTGGTTGGCTCCGCTCGGTGTGGGTGGTGCCGGTCGGTGTGGGTGGTGCCGGTCGGTGTGGGTGGTGCCGGTCGGTGTGGGTGGTGCCGGTCGGTGTGGGTGGTGCCGGTCGGTGTGGGTGGTGCCGGTCGGTGTGGGTGGTGCCGGTCGGTGTGGGTGGTGCCGGTCGGTGTGGGTGGTGCCGGTCGGTGTGGGTGGTGCCGGTCGGTGTGGGTGGTGCCGGTCGGTGTGGGTGGTGCCGGTCGGTGTGGGTGGTGCCGGTCGGTGTGGGTGGTGCCGGTCGGTGTGGGTGGCGCTGGTCGCACTCACTGGTGCGGTGCACGCTCACAGGTGCGGTTCGCACTCACTGATGCTGTTTGCACCCACAGGTGCGGGCAGAACGCTCCGGTCGGTGTGGTTGGCACTGGTCGGTGTGGATGGCTCCGCTCGGCATGGGTGGCGCTGGTCGCACTCACTGGTGCGGTGCACGCTCACTGGTGCCGTTTGCACTCACTGGTGCGGGTAGGACGCTCCGGTCGGTGTGGGTGGCTCCGGTCGGTGTGGATGGCTCCGGTCGGTGTGGGTGGCGCTGGTCGGTGTGGGTGGCGCTGGTCGCTCTCACTGGTGCGGTGCACGCTCACTGGTGCCGTTCGCACTCACAGGTGCCGTTTGCACCCACTGGTGCGGGTAGGACGCTCCGGTCGGTGTGGATGGCTCCGGTCGGTGTGGTTGGCACTGGTCGGTGTGGTTGGCTCCGCTCGGCATGGGTGGCGCTGGTCGCACTCACTGGTGTGGTGCACACTCACAGGTGCCGTTTGCACCCACTGGTGCGGGTAGGACGCTCCGGTCGGTGTGGTTGGCACTGGTCGGTGTGGTTGGTGCCGGTCGGTGTGGATGGCTCCGCTCGCACTCACTGGTGCGGTGCACGCTCACTGGTGCCGTTTGCACCCACTGGTGCGGGTAGGACGCTCCGGTCGGTGTGGATGGTGCCGGTCGGTGTGGGTGGTGCCGGTCGGTGTGGTTGGCTCCGCTCGGTGAGCCGACACCGCAGCGCCCGCGCCCTCTCAAGCCGCCGGCTCAGGCATCGGCGTCGTCGTCGGGAAAATGGACCCCGATCTGCGCGCGGGCCTCGGACAGGACCTCGATCGCGGCCACCGAGGCGGACACAGGGTGGAGCTCGGAGCCTCGCGCGCCGGCGCTCACGAGTCGGCAGACCTCCGCCAGGAGGGGGCCCATCACCTCGCCCGAGCGCGTCACGGACAGGTCCTCACGGGATTCCTCCGGGGAGCCGGGCGCGGTGATGAGACTGATGTGTTCGGGCCATTGGCAGTGGTCGAGGAGAATCGCTCTGGACTCGCCGGAGATCTGGCTGCCCAGGGCGTTGGCGGAGGTCTTGGAGTGCAGGCAGGCCACTTCCAGGCCGACGCGCTCCCCGGTGTCATAGGAGAGGGTGACCGTGCCGTGGGAGTCGACGCCGGAGTCCAGGAGTTGCGCCGTGGCGGTGACGCGGTCCGGGGGCCCGAACAAGTGGATGGCCAAGCTCACGGGGTAGATGCCGAGATCCATGAGCGAGCCGCCGCCGAGCGCCGGGTCGAAGGCCGGGGGAAGGTCGCCGGCCCGGTAGGCGCTCATGCGCGAGGAGAACTGCTCGCGCACGAACGTGGCTCGGCGCGGTTCCCCGAGCCGGGGGAGAGCGGCGCGGATGGCGGCGGCGCCGGGCTCGAAGGCGGTCTGCCAGGCCTCCATGAGGAAGCCGCCAGTGCGCTCAGCGGTTGCGGCCATGGCCCGGGCCTGCGCGGGAGTCAGGGCGAAGGGCTTCTCCACGAGCACCCCGTACCCGGCCTCCAGGGCCGCGATCGCCTGGGCGGCGTGCAGGGAGTTGGGCGAGCCGATGTAGATGACGTCGATGGGCGCGGCGCGGTCCGGGCCGTGCTCGGCGAGCATCGCCTCGAGGGTGGGATGGGCGTGGGGCACGCCGTGCTCGGCGGCGAAGGCGGCGGCGCGCTCGGGCCTGGCCGAGGCGACGGCGACGATCTCGGCGGCGGGCTCGGCGGCCACGGCGCGGGCGAACCAGGTGGCGATGAATCCCGCGCCGACGACGCCGAAGCGCACCCGGCGCCCAGCACTCGCGGAGGGCCCGGAGCGGGTGCGAGGCAGGGGCGCGCCAGATGCGGCGGCGGGGGAGGGGTGGCCGGTACTGGCTGTGCTCATGCCCCCACTGTTCCACTGAGCCGGCGCCCTGTCACCGGCTGGACCCGGACGAGCGGGCAGGTGGCTGGCCAGTGCTCCCGCCTCTGGCCGGTGCTCCCGCCCCCTGGGCCCGCAGCCCTCACCCAGCTCGCGCGCCCTCGCCCAGCTCGCGCGCCCTCGAGCCGGGAGGATGAGTGCGCGCGAGCGGGCCGAGACGGCGTCCGGGAGGAGGGCCGAGGGGCGCGGGGACTGGGGAGGCCGAGCCCGGCGCGCCCTCCTAGACTTGGCTGGTGCGCATCGACCCCCACACCCACTCCTCCTGCTCCGACGGCACGGACGCCCCGGCGGAGCTCATGCGGGCGGCCGCCCAAGCGGGCCTCGACGTCGTCGGCCTGACCGACCACGACACGACGATCGGCTGGGAGGAGGCCGCCGCCGCGGTGCCGTCCACGGGAGTGACCCTCCTGCGCGGCACCGAGATCTCCTGCGCTGCGGGCGGAGTCACCCTCCACCTGCTCGCCTACCTCTTCGACCCCGAGGACGAGGCTCTCGCCGAGGCCTTCGCCCACGCCCGCGACTCCCGGGGGACCCGCGCCCAGCGCATGGTCGAGCGCATCGCCGTCGACTACCCCATCACGTGGGAGGACGTGCTCGCCCAATCGGTCGGCCACGCCATCGGCCGGCCCCACATCGCCGACGCGCTCGTCGCCGCGGGCTCCTTCGAGAACCGGGACGCGGCCTTCGCCGGCCCCCTGGCCGTCTCCAGCCCCTACTACGCGCACTACTGGGCCCTGGACCCCGTCGAGGCCTGCGCCCTCGTGCGGGCCGCCGGGGGCGTGCCCGTTGCCGCCCATCCCCGAGCCTCCCAGCGCCAGCGCCGGCTCGTGCCCGATGAGACCTTCGCCGCCATGGCCGAGGCCGGGCTCGCCGCCCTGGAGGTCGACCACCGCGACCACGGACCCGCCGACCGCCGCGCCGCGCGGGACCTCGCCGACCGCCTCGGCCTGGGCGTCTCGGGATCCTCCGACTACCATGGCGCCGGCAAGCCCAATCGACTGGGGGAGAACCTCATGCCCCCCGACCTCCTCGAGCGGATCGTGGACGAGGGGGCCCTGCCGCTCGTCACCCCCTGACACCGGGGCGCCCGCGCCCTCCCCATCCCCGTCCCCTAGAAAGCCCCTCCGTGCTCGACGACGTCCTCAGCCCCTCCGTGTTCCTCACCGCCTTCACGACGATCCTCGTCATCCAGGACCCGCTCGGCGCCATCCCCGTCTTCCTGTCCCTCACCCGCCGTCAGAGCCCCGAGCGGCGCCGCGCCTCCGCCCGCCAGGCAACCCTGCTCAGCCTCGCGGTCATCCTTGCCTTCGCGATCTTCGGCCGCTCCATCCTGGGGCTGCTGGGGATCTCCGTGGCCGCCCTCCAGGTCTCCGGCGGGCTCCTCCTGCTGCTGGTCGCCCTGGAACTGCTCACCGAGAGTTCCCGCGCGGACGATGACGCCGATTCTGCCGACTCCAACGTCGCCCTCGTCCCTTTGGGCACGCCGTTGCTCGCGGGCCCCGGCGCGATCGCCGCGGCCATGGTCGCCGTTGAGTCCGCGCCCGCGCCCGTGACCGGATGGGTCTCCGTGACCCTGGCGATCGTCGTTGTCCACGTCATCACTTGGCTGGCGCTGCGCTTCTCACTCACGCTGCACCGGGTCCTGGGCGAGGCGATGATCCTGGTCCTGACCCGCGTCATGGGTCTGCTGCTGGCCGCGATCGCCGTGCAGATGATCGGCGACGGCATCACCACGTACATCGGCGAGCGCTTCTGAGCCGGCGCTGGGGCGCTCCCTCACGGAGCGCCCCAGCGCCGGCTCAGTGGCCCGCTAGCCCGTTGGCCCGGCCCGGCCCGCCGGCCCGCTGGTCTGGCCCGCCGGCCAGCGGCCGCGGCGGCCTGGCTCAGTCCTGGCCGGCGGAGTCGATCGGCTTGCCGCCGCGCGTCCGCTTGCGGTTCCTCGCGCGCCGCGGGGCCTCGCCGTCGGAGGCGCGCCTGGAGGACCGCCGGCGCTCGCCATCCTCAGAGGCCCGCGACGCGCTGCCGCCCCGGCCGCCTCGGGAGCGCGAGCCCCGCCCATCGCGGCCCCGGGCCCCGCTGCGGCTGTCACGCCGGCCATCGCGCCGGCCATCACGCCCGCCGTGCTTGCCGGTCTCGCCCAGGTCCTCGATCTCCTCGGCGTCCAGGCCGGCCAGCGTCCGCTTGGAGCGCGGCAACGTGCCCGTGGTGCCCTCGGGGATCGACAGGTCGGAGTACAGGTGCTCGCTGGTGTGGTAGGTCTCGATCGGCTCGGTCACAGGCAGGCCCAGGCCCTTGGCGATGAGCCGCCAGCGCGGGATGTCATCCCAGTCCACGAAGGTCACGGCCGTGCCCGCGTTCCCAGCGCGGCCCGTGCGCCCGATGCGGTGAACGTAGATTTTCTCGTCCTCGGGGCACTGGTAGTTGATGACGTGGGTGACGTCATCGACGTCGATGCCGCGGGCGGCGACGTCGGTGGCCACGAGCACGTCCACCTTGCCGTTGCGGAAAGCGCGCAGGGCCTGCTCCCGCGCCCCCTGCCCGAGATCGCCGTGCAGCGCGCCGGTGGCGAAGCCCCGCGAGGCCAGGTCGTCGGCCACGCGGGCCGCCGTGCGCTTCGTGCGGGCGAAGATGATCGTGCGGCCCCGGCCCTCGGCCTGGAGGATCCGGGCGACCACCTCCACCTTGTTCAGGGCGTGCGTGCGGTAAACGACCTGCGCCACCGACTTGACCGTCATCGACTCATCCCCGGGGTCCTGGGCGCGGATGTGGGTCGGCTGGCTCATGTAACGGCGGGCCAGGGCGACGACGGCGCCCGGCATCGTGGCGCTGAAAAGCATCGTCTGGCGGTCGGCGCGGGTGCGGGCCAGGATCTTCTCCACATCGGGCAGGAAGCCCAGATCCAGCATCTCATCCGCCTCGTCGAGCACCACGGTGGTCACGTGAGTGAGGTCCAGGACGGCACGGTCCATGAGGTCGATGAGGCGCCCCGGGGTTCCCACGACGATCTCGGCGCCCTTCTCCAGGGCCTCGATCTGCGGCTCGTAGGCGCGACCGCCGTAGACCTGCACGATGCGCACGGTGCGCTTGGCCGCGGCCTGCTCGAGCTCGACGGCGACCTGCTTGGCCAGCTCGCGCGTGGGCAGGACGATGAGGGCCTGCGGGCTTCCGGCGGCGGGGTCCTCGTCCCAGCCCTCCTCGCCGGGGCCCAGGGTGTCCATGAGCAGCGGGATGCCGAAGCCCAGGGTCTTGCCGGTGCCGGTCTTGGCCTGGCCGATGATGTCGTTGCCCTCCAGGGCCACCGGGAGGGTGAGGGCCTGGATGGGGAAGGGGTGGATGATGCCCTTGGCGGCCAGCGCCTCGCAGATCTCGGGCTCGACGCCGAAGTCCGCGAAGGACTTGATGCTCAGGTCCACCGCGGCGCCCTCATCGGTGATGTCGGGGGAGGCCTCGTCCAGGACGGGGGCGTGTGCGCCCGCGGTCTCGATGAGGCCCGAGGCGGGGGCCTCGGGGGCGCTGGCGGCGCTGGGGGCACTCGCGGCGCTGGGGGCCGAGGCGGCCTCGGCGGGGCTGGTGATGACGGGGTTCTCGTCGGTCACGACGTTCCTTCGGATGTGGACCGCGGCCTCGTGACCGGCGCGGAGGGTGGTCCTGCGCGGGCCGACAGGGCTCGGCGCCGCCCGGGCCGACGGGGCCCTGGGCCGCGCTCGCGGTCGTGTATGTGGCAGCCGATCGTGAATCGTGTCCCGCTCAGGGCCCAGGGGCGCCGCCGCGCTCAGGGCATGGCTCGCCGGCCGGCGGGACCAGGCTGCTGGACGACCGGGCAACCGTGGACGTCGGCAGACTACCCGTCATCCGCCCCCGCGACGGTGAGGCGACGGCGATTGCCCCCGGTAGGTGGGGCACATCACGCGCCTTCGCCAAGGCGGCCGCGGCAGGGGCGCCCTCGCTCTACGCTTTGCTCATGAGCCCTTCCGTTCCTGAACCGGTCCCCGCCTCGACGCCCCCGGCCCCCAGCGCGCCCGGCGCCCTCATGGCCGCCGTGCTCGGCGTCATCGGCTACAGCTGCTCCGTGGCCTGCACGCGCTACGCCAAGGACGCGGACAAGGCCCCGGCGATGCGCGCGCGCATCGAACTGCTGCGCATGAGTGCAGCCAAGGTGGGCGCTTTCGACGCGATCATCCGCATCGGCGCCGATGAGGGCGTGGACGTGCCGGCGTCCGCTGAGCGCTTCCTCGGCTCCCTGGGCGACGTCGATGATCGTCTGCGGCCCCACGACTGGGTCGAGCGGCTGGTCAAGACCTACCTGTCCTTCGGGCTGCTCGTGGACTTCGGCATGGCCCTGACCGATTCCCTGCCCCCGCGCGTGCGCGACGCCGTCTTGGAGGCCCTGTCCGAGGACCGCTTCGGCTCCTTCGCTGCCGCCGAGCTCATGGCCGATCTCGACGGCGACCCCCAGCTCGCCGCCCGCCTGGGCCTGTGGGGCCGCCGGGTGGCGGGTGAGGAGATCGGCGCGATCCAACTCATGCTCGCCCGCTTCCCCGAACTCGCCGGCGGGGAGCAGGGCTCGGCGCGCCTGGGCGCCGTCCTGTCTTCCGGCGCGACGAGCCGCATGAGGGGCCTCGGGCTGCGCGTCTGAGACCGACTGGTTCACGGGCCGAGTGGATCACGGGCGGGCCGCTCCCGGGACGCCTCGCGAGGGCGGCGCGGGCCGGGCGCGGGCTCAGATGCCGAAGCCGACGCGGCGCTGCTCGGCGGCCCCGAGCTCGGCGTAGGCCAGGGATCCCGCGGGCACGAGCACCTTGCGGCCCTTGTCGTCCGTGAGGACGACATCCTTCGTCGCCGAGTCGGCCAGCGCGCCCAGGACCTCGTCGTGAGAGGCGGAGGTCTCGATCTCGATCTGACGGGCGGCGTGCTTGAAGCCGAGGCTGACCTGCATGGTGACTCCTTGGAAGAGCGGATCGGGGGCGGATCGTGCGCGGGCGGCCCCGGTGGGCCCCGCGTCGCCGCCCCGATCGTAGGGCGCCGGTGGCCGACGACGGCGGCAGCGCGGGCCCGGCGGCGTCGGTTTTCGCGCCGCGCGGACGGGGGCGCGGTCGTGGGAGGAGCGGAGCGTCGAGTGAGGCCCCACAGGCGCCTATTCGTGTCAGTGGGGCGTGGTGAGATAGGCCCATGCGGATCCAGGAGGCCACCCCGAGCGCCAGCGGTGCCGGATTCGCGGCCAGCGCCGCGAATCCGGCGATCACTGCGTCGCCGCGCCTCCTGCCTGCCCCCGCCCTCGAGCCCCTGCCGGAGCCGGACGCGTCCGCGCGCGCCGTCCTCGCGGCCGTCTCCAGCGGGGACAACATCGTCGTGCTCGGCGCCCCCGGCACCGGCAAGACGAGCCTCGCCCTGCGGATGCTCGTCGGCGCCGTCGAGCGGGGGACCGACGCCGTCCTCCTGGCCCCCACACGCGCCCGTGCGGACCGCCTGCGCCAACGCGCCGCGTCCCTCCTCAGCGCCCACGGCGGGGGAGTGGTCCGCGTCCGCACGCCCGCATCCCTCGCCCTGGCGATCCTCACCGCCTCCCTCACCCAGCGCCCGGACCCGCTGCCCGCCCCGGTCCTGCTGGCCGGAGCGGAGGAGGACGCCGCGCTCGCCTCCCTCATCCGCCCCGAGCAGTGGCCCGGCCTGCCGCCCGAGGCCGTCGGCTCGCGCGCCTTCCGCGCCGAGTTGCGCAACCTGCTCGCCCGCGCCGGGGAGCTCGGCGTCACCGCCGACGACCTCGCCGGGCTGGGCTGCGCCCTCGACGTCCCCCTGTGGGGGCCGGCCTCAGCGCTCCTGCGCACCTGGGACGCCCAGGGCCGGCCCAGCGCGGAGCGCCGCGCGGATACCCGCCGCATGGACACCGCCCGCCTCCAGGACCGCGCCGCCGAAGCCCTGGCCTCCTGGGACGCCGACGGCGTCGCCGTCCCCCAGCCCGTGCCCGGCCTGGTCATCGTGGATGACTACCAGGACTGCACCGCCGCCACCGCCCGGTTCCTGGCCGCGCTCGCCCGCTCCGATGAGCGCGGGCACCGAGCCCAGGTGGTGGTCCTGGGGGACCCGGACGTCGCCGTCGAGACCTTCCGCGGCGGCTCTCCCAGCCTGCTGTCGGCCGCCGAGGACCGCTCCGGGCTCGCGGCGCGCCGCCTGCGCCTGAGCACCCTGCACCGCGGCACGCCCGCGCTCGCGGCCCTGTGGGCGGATCAGGCCGGGCGGCTGCCCGTCACGGGATCGGCCGCTCACCGCCACCCGGGCCTCAGCCCGGAGCGGGGAGGCGGCGCGGCCACGGCCGAGCCGGTGCCGGGCGGGGCGCCGCTGGCCGGGCCGGGGGGCGCCGGCGCCCCCTCGGGGATCGAGCCGATCGTCGCCTCCTCCGCCGCGCAGGAGGCCGCCCATGTGGCGCGCGTCCTTCGCGCCGAGCACATCCACCACGCCACGCCCTGGCGGGAGATGGCCGTCATCGTGCGCTCGGCCGGGCGGGCCCAGGCGGTCGCCCGCGAGCTCGGGCGGCGCGGCGTGCCCCTGGCGGCCTCCGCTCCCGCCGTCCTGCTGCGCGCCGAGCCCGCCGCGGCCGCCCTCCTGCGGGTGTCCCGCGCCGCGCTCGACGGTCGTCTTGGGGCAGTGGGCGAGCCGCCGGAGCGCGCCGCCGCGATCGACCTGCTCACCAGCCCGCTCGTGGGCCTCAGCCTCCTGGACCTGCGGCGTCTGCGCCGCCGTCTGCGTGAGGACCGCCCCGCCCAGACGGTCCCGGACGAGCACCTGCTCGCCGCCCTGGCCTCCGCCGGCGCCGGGGGGGATCTCGCCGTGGCTCTCACCGAGGAGCCCCTGGCCGAGCAGGCCGCGCGCCTGGCCCGGGCCGCCCGGATCATCGAGGCCCTGCGCGGCGTCGTGGGGCTCCAGGGCCCGCGGCGGGATGAGGGGCCGGAGAGCGCGGAGGCGCCGCCGGATGATGAGCGCGTCGACGCCGAGGCGCTGCTCTGGGCGGCCTGGAGCGCCTCCGGCTGCGCCGAGCGCTGGCGCGGCCTCGCGCTGGCGGGCGATCACGGGGCGCCGCTCGCCCGCGCCGCCGAGCGCGACCTCGACGTGGTCACCGCGCTGTTCAAGCGGGCCGAGGTCTGGGCCGAGCGGCACCCCGGCGCCCATGCCGCCGTCTTCCTCACCGAGTTGGCCGCCGAGGTCCTCCCCTCGGACTCCGTGGCCCCCGCCGGGGTTCGTCCCGAGGGCGTCTCCGTCCTCACCCCCGCCGCGGCCGCCGGTCGCGAGTGGGCCGTCGTCGCCGTCATGGGGCTGGGCCGCGATTCCTGGCCCGATCTGCGTCTGCGCGACTCCATCACCCGCTCGGGCCTCCTCGTGGACGCCGTCACCGGCCGCCTGCCCGTCGGCGCCGACGGCGCCCCCACCGGCGCTCTCGACGTCACCGCCGCCCGCGCCCAGGTGCGCGCCGACGAGCGCCGCATGCTCCTGGCCGCCCTCACCCGCGCCACCCGCCGCCTCATCGCCACCGCCGTCCAGGACGCTGACGACTCGCCCTCCTCCTTCCTCATCGAGGTCGCCACCGCCGCCGGCCGCCCCCTGACCGACGCCGGCGGCGATACGCTCATCGCGCCGGACACCGGTGATCTCACCCTGCGCGGCCTCGTCGGCGAACTCCGCCACGCCCTCCTGGCCGCTCAATCGCCCCGGGCCACGGCGCTGGAGCGCCAGCGGGGCGCCAGCGCCGCCGCCCTGCTCGCGCG includes these proteins:
- a CDS encoding aminopeptidase P family protein, with the translated sequence MSQSSSASRPQAPTVPETAIPETAVPETTAGAPASNAPGAAPQSLAQRGDNRSRQPTNQAFRDFIGSGWGPRPSGLPPRSEAADWAVARRAALGAQFPGERLVVPAGPLKVRNNDCDYRFRPHSAFSHLAGTGTDFEPDAVLVLEPLTPPGAPAPEGEPTHEGVLYFRPRASRASQEFYANPRYGELWVGARPSIEEVEAVTGIRCAHIDSLGDALAKDAGADGVRLRVIAQADEAITALVEQVRQAAGLACGQAATEVDDRLLEAASELRLRKDAWEIAQMQAAVDATKAGFDDLIRSIPRAVGHWRGERVLEGAFAAIAREEGNGLGYDTIAAAGDHANTLHWINNDGPVRPGELVLVDAGVEIDSLYTADVTRTIPVDGVFTAPQRRVYQAVLDAADAAFARANQPGCRFKDVHSAAMEVIAARLEKWGLLPEGVTAEDSLGPDGQYHRRWMVHGTSHHLGLDVHDCAQARREMSMDALLEPGMVFTIEPGLYFRADDLLAPEELRGIGIRIEDDVVVRPDGSVERLTAGIPRTVEEVEAWVSGLIA
- a CDS encoding Gfo/Idh/MocA family protein, with amino-acid sequence MSTASTGHPSPAAASGAPLPRTRSGPSASAGRRVRFGVVGAGFIATWFARAVAAEPAAEIVAVASARPERAAAFAAEHGVPHAHPTLEAMLAEHGPDRAAPIDVIYIGSPNSLHAAQAIAALEAGYGVLVEKPFALTPAQARAMAATAERTGGFLMEAWQTAFEPGAAAIRAALPRLGEPRRATFVREQFSSRMSAYRAGDLPPAFDPALGGGSLMDLGIYPVSLAIHLFGPPDRVTATAQLLDSGVDSHGTVTLSYDTGERVGLEVACLHSKTSANALGSQISGESRAILLDHCQWPEHISLITAPGSPEESREDLSVTRSGEVMGPLLAEVCRLVSAGARGSELHPVSASVAAIEVLSEARAQIGVHFPDDDADA
- a CDS encoding PHP domain-containing protein codes for the protein MRIDPHTHSSCSDGTDAPAELMRAAAQAGLDVVGLTDHDTTIGWEEAAAAVPSTGVTLLRGTEISCAAGGVTLHLLAYLFDPEDEALAEAFAHARDSRGTRAQRMVERIAVDYPITWEDVLAQSVGHAIGRPHIADALVAAGSFENRDAAFAGPLAVSSPYYAHYWALDPVEACALVRAAGGVPVAAHPRASQRQRRLVPDETFAAMAEAGLAALEVDHRDHGPADRRAARDLADRLGLGVSGSSDYHGAGKPNRLGENLMPPDLLERIVDEGALPLVTP
- a CDS encoding MarC family protein gives rise to the protein MLDDVLSPSVFLTAFTTILVIQDPLGAIPVFLSLTRRQSPERRRASARQATLLSLAVILAFAIFGRSILGLLGISVAALQVSGGLLLLLVALELLTESSRADDDADSADSNVALVPLGTPLLAGPGAIAAAMVAVESAPAPVTGWVSVTLAIVVVHVITWLALRFSLTLHRVLGEAMILVLTRVMGLLLAAIAVQMIGDGITTYIGERF
- a CDS encoding DEAD/DEAH box helicase, which encodes MTDENPVITSPAEAASAPSAASAPSAASAPEAPASGLIETAGAHAPVLDEASPDITDEGAAVDLSIKSFADFGVEPEICEALAAKGIIHPFPIQALTLPVALEGNDIIGQAKTGTGKTLGFGIPLLMDTLGPGEEGWDEDPAAGSPQALIVLPTRELAKQVAVELEQAAAKRTVRIVQVYGGRAYEPQIEALEKGAEIVVGTPGRLIDLMDRAVLDLTHVTTVVLDEADEMLDLGFLPDVEKILARTRADRQTMLFSATMPGAVVALARRYMSQPTHIRAQDPGDESMTVKSVAQVVYRTHALNKVEVVARILQAEGRGRTIIFARTKRTAARVADDLASRGFATGALHGDLGQGAREQALRAFRNGKVDVLVATDVAARGIDVDDVTHVINYQCPEDEKIYVHRIGRTGRAGNAGTAVTFVDWDDIPRWRLIAKGLGLPVTEPIETYHTSEHLYSDLSIPEGTTGTLPRSKRTLAGLDAEEIEDLGETGKHGGRDGRRDGRRDSRSGARGRDGRGSRSRGGRGGSASRASEDGERRRSSRRASDGEAPRRARNRKRTRGGKPIDSAGQD
- a CDS encoding ferritin-like fold-containing protein, with protein sequence MSPSVPEPVPASTPPAPSAPGALMAAVLGVIGYSCSVACTRYAKDADKAPAMRARIELLRMSAAKVGAFDAIIRIGADEGVDVPASAERFLGSLGDVDDRLRPHDWVERLVKTYLSFGLLVDFGMALTDSLPPRVRDAVLEALSEDRFGSFAAAELMADLDGDPQLAARLGLWGRRVAGEEIGAIQLMLARFPELAGGEQGSARLGAVLSSGATSRMRGLGLRV
- a CDS encoding DUF3107 domain-containing protein, whose translation is MQVSLGFKHAARQIEIETSASHDEVLGALADSATKDVVLTDDKGRKVLVPAGSLAYAELGAAEQRRVGFGI
- a CDS encoding PD-(D/E)XK nuclease family protein, whose amino-acid sequence is MRIQEATPSASGAGFAASAANPAITASPRLLPAPALEPLPEPDASARAVLAAVSSGDNIVVLGAPGTGKTSLALRMLVGAVERGTDAVLLAPTRARADRLRQRAASLLSAHGGGVVRVRTPASLALAILTASLTQRPDPLPAPVLLAGAEEDAALASLIRPEQWPGLPPEAVGSRAFRAELRNLLARAGELGVTADDLAGLGCALDVPLWGPASALLRTWDAQGRPSAERRADTRRMDTARLQDRAAEALASWDADGVAVPQPVPGLVIVDDYQDCTAATARFLAALARSDERGHRAQVVVLGDPDVAVETFRGGSPSLLSAAEDRSGLAARRLRLSTLHRGTPALAALWADQAGRLPVTGSAAHRHPGLSPERGGGAATAEPVPGGAPLAGPGGAGAPSGIEPIVASSAAQEAAHVARVLRAEHIHHATPWREMAVIVRSAGRAQAVARELGRRGVPLAASAPAVLLRAEPAAAALLRVSRAALDGRLGAVGEPPERAAAIDLLTSPLVGLSLLDLRRLRRRLREDRPAQTVPDEHLLAALASAGAGGDLAVALTEEPLAEQAARLARAARIIEALRGVVGLQGPRRDEGPESAEAPPDDERVDAEALLWAAWSASGCAERWRGLALAGDHGAPLARAAERDLDVVTALFKRAEVWAERHPGAHAAVFLTELAAEVLPSDSVAPAGVRPEGVSVLTPAAAAGREWAVVAVMGLGRDSWPDLRLRDSITRSGLLVDAVTGRLPVGADGAPTGALDVTAARAQVRADERRMLLAALTRATRRLIATAVQDADDSPSSFLIEVATAAGRPLTDAGGDTLIAPDTGDLTLRGLVGELRHALLAAQSPRATALERQRGASAAALLARLAGAGVAGADPATWGGLSEPTSTEPLVAGGQPVRVSPSDVEGLTTCALRWFLQRNGAGGAPTGAQALGTLIHSIAERAQREGLRGTALMEVFEERLPELGLPPTWIGSLEAERAREMIRRLDARLTAVPGQVEVERSIDATLVLPLPPGADAGQGRGDGGAPPSGGTAGATIEVRLRGRIDRLEAIEGQIPPAAGQPGAPLPGGTGQRLRLIDLKTGKSAGEGDASRHPQLTAYRLALESLGYRVDGGALVLLGAQPRKKDGGVRLAPDTAALAPIPDPETGEDWAATLVARAALAARGPRLRATTGGHCEFCAVKDACPAVDEGRRTLP